Part of the Triticum urartu cultivar G1812 chromosome 2, Tu2.1, whole genome shotgun sequence genome, gtcgtctcgccaatcttatgcttccacgactatcactaccgtttagtaatattacatcgcgattgcatttcatacaataaaacgacaaccatatggctcctgccagttgccgataactcggttacaaaacatgatcatctcatacaataaaattcagcatcatgtcttgaccatatcacatcacaacatgccctgcaaaaacaagttagacgtcctctactttgttgttgcatgttttacgtggctgctacgggcttaagtaagaaccaatctcacctacgcatcaaaaccacaacgatagtttgtcaaatagactccgttttaaccttcgcaaggaccgggcgtagccatacttggttcaactaaagttggagagacagtcgcccgcaagccacctgtgtgcaaagcacgtcgggagaaccggtctcgcgtaagcgtacgcgtaatgttggtccgggtcgtctcgtccaacaataccgccgaaccaaagtatgacatgctggtaggcagtatgacttgtatcgtccacaactcacttgtgttctactcgtgcatataacatcaacataaataacctaggctcggatgccactgttgggtttcgtagtaatttcaaaaaatttcctacgcacacgcaagatcatgtgatgcatagcaacgagggggagagtgttgtctacgtacccaatgcagaccgactgcggaagcgctgacacgacatagaggaagtagtcgtacgtcttcacgatccaaccgatcaagcaccgaaactacggcacctccgagttcgagcacacgttcagctcgatgacgatccccagactccaatccagcaaagtgtcggggaagagttccgtcagcacgacggcgtggtgacgatcttgatgtactacagcagcagggcttcgcctaaactccgctacagtattatcgaggaatatggtggcagggggcaccgcacacggctaaggaatagatcacgtggatcaacttgtgtgtctttggggtgcctctacctcagtatataaaggagccaaggggggagggggcgccggccaggaggagagggcgcaggaggagtcctactccttccgggagtaggactccccccaatcctattccaactaggattccccaaagggggaaagagggagaagggtggccggccacctctcctagtcctaataggactaggggaaggggggaggcgcgcagcccttgtgggcagccctttcacctttccactaaggcccatgaaggcccatatggctcccggggggttccggtaacctcccggtaacccggtaaaatcccgatttcacccggaacacttccgatatccaaatataggcttccaatatatcaatctttacgtctcgaccatttcgagactcctcgtcatgtccgtgatcacatccgggactccgaacaacctttggtacatcaaaatgcataaactcataatataattgtcatcgtaaccttaagcgtgcggaccctacgggttcaagaacaatgtagacatgaccgagacacgtctccggtcaataaccaatagcgggacctggatgcccatattggctcctacatattctacgaagatctttatcggtcagaccgcataacaacatacgttgttgcctttgtcatcggtttgttacttgcccgagattcgatcgtcggtatccaatacctagctcaatctcgttaccggcaagtctctttactcgttccgtaatacatcatctcacaactaccatattagttgtaatgcttgcaaggcttatgtgatgtgcattaccgagagggcccagagatacctctccgacaatcggagtgacaaatcctaatctcgaaatacgccaacccaacatctacctttggagacacctgtaatgctcctttataatcactcagttatgttgtgacgtttggtagcacccaaaagtgttcctccggcaaacgggagttgcataatctcatagtcataggaacatgtataagtcatgaagaaagcagtagcaacatactaaacgatcgtgtgctaagctaatggaatgggtcatgtcaatcagatcattcaactaatgatgtgacctcgttaatcaaataacaactcattgttcatggtttaggaaacataaccatctttgattaacgagctagtcaagtagaggcatactagtgacactctgtttgtctatgtattcacacatgtattatgtttccgttaatacaattctagcatgaaataaacatttatcatgattataaggaaataaataataactttattattgcctctagggcatatttccttcatcaacCACGCCTCCGAGGTGGATAAGGTCATCCTAGCTGTTTCTCCCTCCCACACAGCGAAACCCTAGCTCCGTTATGTCCCCTCGTGCTGCTTCTTCTCCTCCCACAAGCAACCGAGCCGTCGTCGCCTTAGCGTTCGTCGCCCACGCTCTCCATCGTACCCACACCCTAGAACCTTGTCCGCCCGCTTCACCGTCATCCTCCATGCCGTCTACGACCACAGGTTGGAGCTGGGCGCCCCTATAGCATGTGGATCGAGCCGTCTTTGGCCTCGGTGCCGGGGAGCTCGTCGTTGTCGATCCACTCCGCCCCGGCCCTGTGCGGCTTCCCCGAGCTACTCGTCACCCCGCTGTGAGGCTCCCTCCGCTCCCCACTCTCTCCTCTGTCGAACCCCTCCTTATCCTGTTCATCTCCGTTCACCTTGCCCGTGCCCAGGCCCCATGCCCGTCGCGTCCGCGCCGGTTGCTGCACGCTGCGCGCGAGCTCGCGCGCCCCATGTCACGGTCCCCGCACCTTGCCTCCCTCCCGCGGGTGTGCTGCTGCTTCTGCGTCACGCCCGGCTCAGCCATCCCACGGCGTCCGCGTGCCTGGCCGGGCCCCTGGACCGCGGCCCTCCTCCTGCCCGCACGCCTGACCGCCCCGTCTCCGCCCAACCGCTTCTCCTGGGCGAGCCCATGGCCGCCCATGCTGCCCGCGCCTCCTGTCGCCCGAGCGCGCGTCCGGCTCCCCTCGTCCCTGCCCACGGCCGCCTTGGCCGAAGCACGCCGCTGCTCGGCCAGCTGCTTTCGCTCGCCACCTGCTCCCTGCACCGCGTCCACCCCCCGCACCGTCCTCCGGCCACCGCCCCCTCCCCCCACGCCCGACCCTCAGGCCGCCGACCGCACGGGCCCCCGGTCGCCTCCCACACGGGCCTCTGGCCGTCGGCCTCCACGCCCGTGCGCCACGCTGACGTGGCGGGGCGAGCCCCCCACAGTGCCGCTGACAGCGGGCCCCACAGTCCTAGTTGACAGGTCAACTGtcccagttgacctgctgactaGGCAGTTCGCCCAGGCCAACAGGGGCCCACTGGCCAGCCTCTGGTGCACCTGTGTGTGCACTACACTGGGTGCACCTAGTATTTAGTTGCTTTTTTGTAAATATATATATTaaaaataaaatgaaataaatccagaaaattaGAAAATCttttaaactttgaaaaatcatagtaAACAAaacgtaactcggatgaaaatactttgtacatgaaagtttctcagaaAAATGTGACAAATCCGAATACGcggtccgttcatctgtcacatgcccctagcatgctgaataTGGATCCGTACCCTCTCTTCCATCTGTCCGGATTAAGCCAAACGTTAGGAAAACCCGTCCGGATGTTTTCCCGTTCCGTCTGTAACGCGTAGCCTTGgattaggtcacccctagcaccgcgtattgccatgttatgctttatgttgctttgattgctctgttatttattgtgtttcCCCTCCGATACTTCTTtttggtagaccccgagaccgcggttgaaCCAGTGATCGACTACTTCGCCGTCGAGGATCCGTATCTGTCTGCAAAGCTTCCAGGCAAGCACCCCCTTTGatcattccgatatcgcccattttattctcttatgcttgcattagattctgctactgttattgtttgctcctattctgatgcatagcctgcttttgctacctgctttcataccttacctgcttactctaaactgcttagtataggctggttagagatccatcagtgacccccaccttgtcccagttgcccctgctttatgttcgatgactcgatcaacgctATTGAcatccaggccccgacaccgcacatcaccccccttagttgtacgactctgtagagttaccatcgagtgccgagggtgatacctcatcagcacttctgatgttaaccctgtagtgtagctattcggtcatggtcatcgagggtgattcctccttgaTCACTCCCGATAATGACTATGTCATGCAACTCCTCAAGTGTGGACCAAtgagggtgattcctccaagtCCACCTTGATGGTTACATCGAGTGGGAATCCATTGAGGTTGATTCCTCAGGTTTCCCCCTTACTGTTAGACACacggttactatggttactatgactttacactaaACCATATTACCAAAGACGGGTCGACCCCGAGGGGTACCTGCGCgacttaattgcgagtgatgtggagtcagGTTGActtggaaggtgcccgcgagatacttacgaggcgtggccgggcattcttagcccttgccgcgagtcctcgagatggggcgacggggtcacatcgatcgtgggTCTCTGttcgttaccgcgcgttcctaatccactatgatttggatatttgatctgaggggcCTCTGGCATGATAGCACTAACCACCACGTGTGCATATTATGGGCGTTCTGcatcgtatgcatcagccgaagcttaatagacgtcatgcgactgagcgacgcgcgccgggttggactggaacacctcgcattgtataagggaggctaggtctgctcaccggccgcccacacaacatgcaggagttcccagggcgatggcccaagacccctaggggcataggtttagtccggcgtgctgacctctctattaagcctaggtcgggttgtgGCGTATCGTTTggccgaggtcgggcatgacccaggaaagtgtgtccggccagagttaatcgagcgtggtgggtaagttggtgcacccctgcagggaagaaaacatctattaatagcctgtcctacggtaatggacactcggagttgtatcccgatcgatacaactagaactgtatccttgaggtgataactggatagtatggctatgggattgctttctcgcagggagtcgaaaAAGGATCTCTAGGTGAGGATGATGACACTACAACTACTTTACATTATGCTAATATGCACTCTTCTAATGCTGCAAGACCTCTGAAGATGCTAGTCGTCGATAGGACTAGGCCTTTTCTCTATTTTGGCATTTCTGCAGCCCAATCCACATATACAACCCTtcctttgataatgttgcatatatAGTGTAGCTCTTTGCTTactgagtactttggatgagtactcatagTTGCTTTGctctcttttcccccttttcctttcttttcGGATGTCGCAACCAGATGACGGATTCTAGGAGCCAGACGACAACACTGGTGACTACTACTACatcgagggtgcctactactacgtgacgacCGCTGGcgacctggagtagttaggaggctcccaggcaggaggccttgccttttcgatcgttgttgcttttgtgctagccttcttaaggcaggcTTATCTAACTTctgtatgtactcagatattgttgcttccgctgactcttgtgtatttgagcttatgtattcgagccctcgagccccctggcttgtaatataaagcttgtattattttaatttgtgcctagagttgtgttgtgatatcttccgtgagtccctgatcttgattgtacacatttgcgtgtatgattagtgtacgattgaatcgggggcgtcacatgtGCCAACATATTCCCTTTTAATTTTTTTCCATACTATAATTCCGGGCTAGATCAAGGGACTTATAATAACTATCCAAAAATTCCATAGTATCATCAACCGGTGGCACTTCCTTGCCATGCACAACATCATTATGAAGTTGCCAAATTCTCCATATAAGTAGAATGACCATATCACAAACCTTATTATCACACGCCACAAGTACATGCATTAGCCACTCTTTACCATAACTCTCGCATCCTTTGCCACACAAGTCGTGCTTGAGGGCATGCAACTAGGGCATGGTAAGAACCTTCCCTCTCTCTGCCGCACACCCGACGACAATCAGTAGTATCAAATGTGTCGGTATAACTTGTTTTGATCAGTGGCAAAGGCACCTGACGCGGCCTTCCAAGCCGCGATACACATTTTAAGAGGAACTTTAGCCTTCCAAACATAATTCTATATGGATCGGTCTCCCTCTGGACACATACTTGAAGCCCCTCCTGCAAATGAATTGTCATGTTCTTTAGTAGCAAGTTTGTAGGCGCTCTTAACAGTAAACTGTCCAGACTTTTCCGTAAACTAGGCAATAAAATCTTCCTGGCTTGTTGGTAATGTACGTATTCTCAGAATTTGCTGCACATCTACATCCCAAAAATGCTGTTGGGGATGCTCCATGTTGAACAGAAAGTCCGAAATATGATTAAAGTGACAATTCCTTTTCGGAGTAATTGGTCTAAGATCATTACCTCTTGGAATCCTAGGATCACGTCATGTACGCACCATAGACCCATTACCGATTCTCCAAATAAAACCTTTTTTCACTACTTGAAGGCCATATTCAATACCTTTCCAAACAACCAAAAAATTACCTGAAAATACCGTGTCCAGAAGATTCCCATTCGGGTAATATTTCACTCAAAACAGATGAGCATACAAACTATCCGGAGTTTCAATTAATCGCCAAGCCTGTTTAGCTAACAAGGCTTGATTAAAAGCCCGCATATCTTTAAACCCCGTACCATCCTTAGACTTTGAAAGACGCATTTTATCCCAACTTAGCCAAGCTATTTTTCTCTTTCCTTTTTCAATTCCCCATTAGTACTGCCTCATCAAACACTCTTCCATtaattttttgtagttttataaTCGTGCACTCCATTTCATAATTCTATTTTGAACCAAAATCACAACAAGAATTATGGAGCCAAACAAATTGGATACAAGAGAACATGACGCTCTATTTTTACGTGTTTTCATTCCTTCATTTTGAGAATTCAATTCAAAGAGGTCCTAAAATGTTTCTCGAAGTCCAGACTCTTTCTTCCGGGCGGGACGCACCAGCCAGAAACTTCCGTCCCGCCGAACCTTTTTCCTACGGGAGTTTGCCAAACTTGTCGTCCTGGGCCCACCACTTTCTTTGCGTGGGACCCACTGTCATTTACCTAGTCCAATATGAGTAGTAGCGAGGTACCCCTAAAAAAAAAGAGTGGCGAGGAGGGAGACCAGTCCACGAACGCCCTAGTCAACACGGAGCCCGCCATGGTCAACGGACGCGTCTCCATCGCCCCGAAACCCAAACCGAAACGCACTCCTCGAGTCCACCAGTCCAAGTCCACCTCACCCTAATCCCCCAGATCCACCCCCCCTGGATCGCATCCCAGCCGTCTGTCCAACACTAACCCCTCTCCCGGAAGCTAAAACCCAGCGCAACAAATCAAATTTAACCCAGGTCGCGCACAAATCCGCCGCGCACGCACACAACCTCCATCTCTCCCCCCCCTCCTCTCCCTCCCGCAGAACCCTAGCTCACCACAAGCCTCTTCgtcggcgatggcggcggcggagaaCGCCGGGGACGTGGCGGCGGGGGAGAGCCGCAAGCTGTTCGTGGGTGGCATCCCGTCCTCAGCGCAGGAGACGGAGCTGCGGGGCCACTTTGCCCGCTTCGGTGCGGTGCGCTCAATCGTCGTGATGCGGGACAAGGAGTCGGGCCACGGCCGCGGGTTCGGGTTCGTCGAGTTCGAGGACGAAGAAGCGGCCGCCAAGGCGCTCGGCGATGGGGAGAGGCCCAAGCACTTCATCTGCGGCCGACTGGTGAGTTCCCTCGATCTCCTTCTTCTTGAGCGTGCAAGACAAAGGTTGGAAGTTGATTTTAGTTTGTGGATACTCACTAGTATTTACGAACTTGGGTAGGCCATTATTTGATCTGGTAACGCGTGCTCTCATGGCTGGGCAAATTGATTGATTATTACTTGTACTGTCGCGGGCTCACCTTGTTAAACTGCCGTGCAATGTAGGAGTGCGACatttttttttttgcaatatCTGAATTGGTCCCTAGAGATTTTTTGTACTAGGGTGGCGATAGTCATTAGTTACTCAGTTTTGTGTTTTTTTTCGTGCAGGTGGACGTTAAGAGGGCGCGTGCTCGACCTCCGCGGAACTTGGGCGAGCAACCTGTGCATCAGCATCAGCATCAGCTGGAACAGGGTCCGGTTCAGGGTCACCAAGAAGCTGGGGACAGTACCGAGGCCAGTAGTGACAGTATGAGCTATGCTTCAAAGAAGGTATTCGTTGGTGGTTTGCGTGACAACATCACAGAGGAGGAGTTCAGAGCTTACTTTGAGGCGTTTGGCACTGTAACAGATGTTGTTGTGATATACGACAGCCTGACAAGCAGGTCAAGGGGTTTTGGTTTTGTCACCTTTGATTCCGAGGAAGCTGTGAGAAAGGTGATGGGGCAAAGCTTTCATGACTTGAAAGGGACAAGGGTGGAAGCAAAGATCGCTATCCCCAAGGATGCTCAGTATTACCGTAATGGCCGAGGTCGTGGCTCAAGAACCTTTGGCGGAAGGGGTCCTGTTGGCTTTGATGATTCGACATACCAACCGTACAATAACCGACATGGTTTCTACAATGGCTATATGCCACAACCTGTTC contains:
- the LOC125537357 gene encoding RNA-binding protein 1-like, which codes for MAAAENAGDVAAGESRKLFVGGIPSSAQETELRGHFARFGAVRSIVVMRDKESGHGRGFGFVEFEDEEAAAKALGDGERPKHFICGRLVDVKRARARPPRNLGEQPVHQHQHQLEQGPVQGHQEAGDSTEASSDSMSYASKKVFVGGLRDNITEEEFRAYFEAFGTVTDVVVIYDSLTSRSRGFGFVTFDSEEAVRKVMGQSFHDLKGTRVEAKIAIPKDAQYYRNGRGRGSRTFGGRGPVGFDDSTYQPYNNRHGFYNGYMPQPVPTHPYYHGLYFGMGGNPYANAYPNHAVMANVPNMVARRPVYSPYPPMYPGYGFAYRSGYAGAAPSVQYGVNGGRDYMNDQDSMDVQELDSTATIATKFEYMKLGSQ